The genome window CCGTTCTCATCCACGGTCCTCGCGCCAACAACCGTTACCTTACCGGTTTCGTCCACCCAGAACTTGATGTCGGTTACTACGGTGTAGCCTTCCGGTGCCACGGTCTCACGCAGTGTGTATACGTTTTCTTCGCCTGTCTTCAGGCCTTCGATGATGTGGTTGCCGTTCTCTGTGCTGGTCCAGGAATCGAATTCCTTGTCGTCCTTGTCCAGAACGACCAGCTTCGCGCCTTTCGACTTCCTTGCCATTGGCAATGTCAGTCTTCTTCACTTCTACGTGGGTCTTGGCGTCTTCAACCAGGATCACGGTCTTGCCGTTCTCGTCCACGGTCCTCGCGCCAACAACCGTTACCTTACCGGTCTCGTCCACCCAGAACTTGATGTCGGTTACTACGGTGTAGCCTTCCGGTGCCACGGTCTCACGCAGTGTGTATACGTTTTCTTCGCCTGTCTTCAGGCCTTCGATGATGTGGTTGCCGTTCTCTGTGCTGGTCCAGGAATCGAATTCCTTGTCGTCCTTGTCCAGAACAACCAGCTTCGCGCCCGCGACTTCCTTGCCATTGGCAATATCAGTCTTCTTCACTTCCACGTGGGTCTTGGCGTCTTCAACCAGGATCACGGTCTTGCCGTTCTCGTCCACGGTCTTCGCGCCAACAACCGTTACCTTACCGGTCTCGTCCACCCAGAACTTGATGTCGGTTACTACGGTGTAGCCTTCCGGTGCCACGGTCTCACGCAGTGTGTATACGTTTTCTTCGCCTGTCTTCAGGCCTTCGATGATGTGGTTGCCGTTCTCTGTGCTGGTCCAGGAATCGAATTCCTTGTCGTCCTTGTCCAGAACGACCAGCTTCGCGCCTTCGACTTCCTTGCCATTGGCAATGTCAGTCTTCTTCACTTCCACGTGAGTCTTGGCGTCTTCAACCAGGATCACGGTCTTGCCGTTCTCGTCCACGGTCCTCGCGCCAACAACCGTTACCTTACCGGTTTCGTCCACCCAGAACTTGATATCGGTTACTACGGTGTAGCCTTCCGGTGCCACGGTCTCACGCAGTGTGTATACGTTTTCTTCGCCTGTCTTCAGGCCTTCGATGATGTGGTTGCCGTTCTCTGTGCTGGTCCAGGAATCGAATTCCTTGTCGTCCTTGTCCAGAACGACCAGCTTCGCGCCTTCGACTTCCTTGCCATTGGCAATGTCAGTCTTCTTCACTTCCACGTGAGTCTTGGCGTCTTCAACCAGGATCACGGTCTTGCCGTTCTCGTCCACGGTCCTCGCGCCAACAACCGTTACCTTACCGGTTTCGTCCACCCAGAACTTGATATCGGTTACTACGGTGTAGCCTTCCGGTGCCACGGTCTCACGCAGTGTGTATACGTTTTCTTCGCCTGTCTTCAGGCCTTCGATGATGTGGTTGCCGTTCTCTGTGCTGGTCCAGGAATCGAATTCCTTGTCGTCCTTGTCCAGAACAACCAGCTTCGCGCCCGCGACTTCCTTGCCATTGGCAATATCAGTCTTCTTCACTTCCACGTGGGTCTTGGCGTCTTCAACCAGGATCACGGTCTTGCCGTTCTCGTCCACGGTCCTCGCGCCAACAACCGTTACCTTACCGGTTTCGTCCACCCAGAACTTGATGTCGGTTACTACGGTGTAGCCTTCCGGTGCCACGGTCTCACGCAGTGTGTATACGTTTTCTTCGCCTGTCTTCAGGCCTTCGATGATGTGGTTGCCGTTCTCTGTGCTGGTCCAGGAATCGAATTCCTTGTCGTCCTTGTCCAGAACGACCAGCTTCGCGCCTTCGACTTCCTTGCCATTGGCAATGTCAGTCTTCTTCACTTCTACGTGGGTCTTGGCGTCTTCAACCAGGATCACGGTCTTGCCGTTCTCGTCCACGGTCCTCGCGCCAACAACCGTTACCTTACCGGTCTCGTCCACCCAGAACTTGATGTCGGTTACTACGGTGTAGCCTTCCGGTGCCACGGTCTCACGCAGTGTGTATACGTTTTCTTCGCCTGTCTTCAGGCCTTCGATGATGTGGTTGCCGTTCTCTGTGCTGGTCCAGGAATCGAATTCCTTGTCGTCCTTGTCCAGAACAACCAGCTTCGCGCCCGCGACTTCCTTGCCATTGGCAATATCAGTCTTCTTCACTTCCACGTGGGTCTTGGCGTCTTCAACCAGGATCACGGTCTTGCCGTTCTCGTCCACGGTCTTCGCGCCAACAACCGTTACCTTACCGGTCTCGTCCACCCAGAACTTGATGTCGGTTACTACGGTGTAGCCTTCCGGTGCCACGGTCTCACGCAGTGTGTATACGTTTTCTTCGCCTGTCTTCAGGCCTTCGATGATGTGGTTGCCGTTCTCTGTGCTGGTCCAGGAATCGAATTCCTTGTCGTCCTTGTCCAGAACGACCAGCTTCGCGCCTTCGACTTCCTTGCCATTGGCAATGTCAGTCTTCTTCACTTCCACGTGAGTCTTGGCGTCTTCAACCAGGATCACGGTCTTGCCGTTCTCGTCCACGGTCCTCGCGCCAACAACCGTTACCTTACCGGTTTCGTCCACCCAGAACTTGATATCGGTTACTACGGTGTAGCCTTCCGGTGCCACGGTCTCACGCAGTGTGTATACGTTTTCTTCGCCTGTCTTCAGGCCTTCGATGATGTGGTTGCCGTTCTCTGTGCTGGTCCAGGAATCGAATTCCTTGTCGTCCTTGTCCAGAACGACCAGCTTCGCGCCTTCGACTTCCTTGCCATTGGCAATGTCAGTCTTCTTCACTTCCACGTGAGTCTTGGCGTCTTCAACCAGGATCACGGTCTTGCCGTTCTCGTCCACGGTCCTCGCGCCAACAACCGTTACCTTACCGGTTTCGTCCACCCAGAACTTGATATCGGTTACTACGGTGTAGCCTTCCGGTGCCACGGTCTCACGCAGTGTGTATACGTTTTCTTCGCCTGTCTTCAGGCCTTCGATGATGTGGTTGCCGTTCTCTGTGCTGGTCCAGGAATCGAATTCCTTGTCGTCCTTGTCCAGAACAACCAGCTTCGCGCCCGCGACTTCCTTGCCATTGGCAATATCAGTCTTCTTCACTTCCACGTGGGTCTTGGCGTCTTCAACCAGGATCACGGTCTTGCCGTTCTCGTCCACGGTCCTCGCGCCAACAACCGTTACCTTACCGGTTTCGTCCACCCAGAACTTGATGTCGGACTACGGTGTAGCCTTCCGGTGCCACGGTCTCACGCAGTGTGTATACGTTTTCTTCGCCTGTCTTCAGGCCTTCGATGATGTGGTTGCCGTTCTCTGTGCTGGTCCAGGAATCGAATTCCTTGTCGTCCTTGTCCAGAACGACCAGCTTCGCGCCTTCGACTTCCTTGCCATTGGCAATGTCAGTCTTCTTCACTTCTACGTGGGTCTTGGCGTCTTCAACCAGGATCACGGTCTTGCCGTTCTCGTCCACGGTCCTCGCGCCAACAACCGTTACCTTACCGGTTTCGTCCACCCAGAACTTGATATCGGTTACTACGGTGTAGCCTTCCGGTGCCACGGTCTCACGCAGTGTGTATACGTTTTCTTCGCCTGTCTTCAGGCCTTCGATGATGTGGTTGCCGTTCTCTGTGCTGGTCCAGGAATCGAATTCCTTGTCGTCCTTGTCCAGAACAACCAGCTTCGCGCCCGCGACTTCCTTGCCATTGGCAATATCAGTCTTCTTCACTTCCACGTGGGTCTTGGCGTCTTCAACCAGGATCACGGTCTTGCCGTTCTCGTCCACGGTCCTCGCGCCAACAACCGTTACCTTACCGGTTTCGTCCACCCAGAACTTGATGTCGGTTACTACGGTGTAGCCTTCCGGTGCCACGGTCTCACGCAGTGTGTATACGTTTTCTTCGCCTGTCTTCAGGCCTTCGATGATGTGGTTGCCGTTCTCTGTGCTGGTCCAGGAATCGAATTCCTTGTCGTCCTTGTCCAGAACGACCAGCTTCGCGCCTTCGACTTCCTTGCCATTGGCAATGTCAGTCTTCTTCACTTCTACGTGGGTCTTGGCGTCTTCAACCAGGATCACGGTCTTGCCGTTCTCGTCCACGGTCCTCGCGCCAACAACCGTTACCTTACCGGTCTCGTCCACCCAGAACTTGATGTCGGTTACTACGGTGTAGCCTTCCGGTGCCACGGTCTCACGCAGTGTGTATACGTTTTCTTCGCCTGTCTTCAGGCCTTCGATGATGTGGTTGCCGTTCTCTGTGCTGGTCCAGGAATCGAATTCCTTGTCGTCCTTGTCCAGAACAACCAGCTTCGCGCCTTCGACTTCCTTGCCATTGGCAATGTCAGTCTTCTTCACTTCTACGTGGGTCTTGGCGTCTTCAACCAGGATCACGGTCTTGCCGTTCTCATCCACGGTCCTCGCGCCAACAACCGTTACCTTACCGGTCTCGTCCACCCAGAACTTGATATCGGTTACTACGGTGTAGCCTTCCGGTGCCACGGTCTCACGCAGCGTGTATACGTTTTCTTCGCCTGTCTTCAGGCCTTCGATGATGTGGTTGCCGTTCTCTGTGCTGGTCCAGGAATCGAATTCCTTGTCGTCCTTGTCCAGAACGACCAGCTTCGCGCCTTCGACTTCCTTGCCATTGGCAATGTCAGTCTTCTTCACTTCCACGTGAGTCTTGGCGTCTTCAACCAGGATCACGGTCTTGCCGTTCTCGTCCACGGTCCTCGCGCCAACAACCGTTACCTTACCGGTTTCGTCCACCCAGAACTTGATATCGGTTACTACGGTGTAGCCTTCCGGTGCCACGGTCTCACGCAGCGTGTATACGTTGTCAGAACCTGTCTTCAGGCCTTCGATGATGTGGTTGCCGTTCTCTGTGCTGGTCCAGGAATCGAATTCCTTGTCGTCCTTGTCCAGAACAACCAGCTTCGCGCCCGCGACTTCCTTGCCATTGGCAATATCAGTCTTCTTCACTTCCACGTGGGTCTTGGC of Aristaeella lactis contains these proteins:
- a CDS encoding SpaA isopeptide-forming pilin-related protein translates to MDETGKVTVVGARTVDENGKTVILVEDAKTHVEVKKTDIANGKEVAGAKLVVLDKDDKEFDSWTSTENGNHIIEGLKTGEENVYTLRETVAPEGYTVVTDIKFWVDETGKVTVVGARTVDENGKTVILVEDAKTHVEVKKTDIANGKEVEGAKLVVLDKDDKEFDSWTSTENGNHIIEGLKTGEENVYTLRETVAPEGYTVVTDIKFWVDETGKVTVVGARTVDENGKTVILVEDAKTHVEVKKTDIANGKEVEGAKLVVLDKDDKEFDSWTSTENGNHIIEGLKTGEENVYTLRETVAPEGYTVVTDIKFWVDETGKVTVVGAKTVDENGKTVILVEDAKTHVEVKKTDIANGKEVAGAKLVVLDKDDKEFDSWTSTENGNHIIEGLKTGEENVYTLRETVAPEGYTVVTDIKFWVDETGKVTVVGARTVDENGKTVILVEDAKTHVEVKKTDIANGKEVEGAKLVVLDKDDKEFDSWTSTENGNHIIEGLKTGEENVYTLRETVAPEGYTVVTDIKFWVDETGKVTVVGARTVDENGKTVILVEDAKTHVEVKKTDIANGKEVAGAKLVVLDKDDKEFDSWTSTENGNHIIEGLKTGEENVYTLRETVAPEGYTVVTDIKFWVDETGKVTVVGARTVDENGKTVILVEDAKTHVEVKKTDIANGKEVEGAKLVVLDKDDKEFDSWTSTENGNHIIEGLKTGEENVYTLRETVAPEGYTVVTDIKFWVDETGKVTVVGARTVDENGKTVILVEDAKTHVEVKKTDIANGKEVEGAKLVVLDKDDKEFDSWTSTENGNHIIEGLKTGEENVYTLRETVAPEGYTVVTDIKFWVDETGKVTVVGAKTVDENGKTVILVEDAKTHVEVKKTDIANGKEVAGAKLVVLDKDDKEFDSWTSTENGNHIIEGLKTGEENVYTLRETVAPEGYTVVTDIKFWVDETGKVTVVGARTVDENGKTVILVEDAKTHVEVKKTDIANGKEVERREAGRSGQGRQGIRFLDQHRERQPHHRRPEDRRRKRIHTA
- a CDS encoding SpaA isopeptide-forming pilin-related protein, translated to MQGYDATLMPESITVYIKDGEKTVDTLTVKAGKDNKWTFTSRDLPKYRADGKTEIAYSVDEKVPDGFSKVVTGNNIKNTYVPELTKVSGEKVWDLKGNNELLPEEITVYIKDGTTTVDTLTVKAGEDGKWSFTSKDLPKYRADGTTEIVYTVDEAEVPGFDKVISGTRITNTLKTTQVTVEKIWDDDDNKSNTRPEKVMVQLQADGNNLGAAVELNEENGWKYTWNDLVKLDNNNEIVYTVTEAQVPGYKKPVITKVSENAWAYTITNSVTHVEVKKTDIANGKEVAGAKLVVLDKDDKEFDSWTSTENGNHIIEGLKTGEENVYTLRETVAPEGYTVVTDIKFWVDETGKVTVVGARTVDENGKTVILVEDAKTHVEVKKTDIANGKEVAGAKLVVLDKDDKEFDSWTSTENGNHIIEGLKTGSDNVYTLRETVAPEGYTVVTDIKFWVDETGKVTVVGARTVDENGKTVILVEDAKTHVEVKKTDIANGKEVEGAKLVVLDKDDKEFDSWTSTENGNHIIEGLKTGEENVYTLRETVAPEGYTVVTDIKFWVDETGKVTVVGARTVDENGKTVILVEDAKTHVEVKKTDIANGKEVEGAKLVVLDKDDKEFDSWTSTENGNHIIEGLKTGEENVYTLRETVAPEGYTVVTDIKFWVDETGKVTVVGARTVDENGKTVILVEDAKTHVEVKKTDIANGKEVEGAKLVVLDKDDKEFDSWTSTENGNHIIEGLKTGEENVYTLRETVAPEGYTVVTDIKFWVDETGKVTVVGARTVDENGKTVILVEDAKTHVEVKKTDIANGKEVAGAKLVVLDKDDKEFDSWTSTENGNHIIEGLKTGEENVYTLRETVAPEGYTVVTDIKFWVDETGKVTVVGARTVDENGKTVILVEDAKTHVEVKKTDIANGKEVEGAKLVVLDKDDKEFDSWTSTENGNHIIEGLKTGEENVYTLRETVAPEGYTVVRHQVLGGRNR